The nucleotide sequence AAACTCTAACAGTCTAAGGGTGCGCTACGCGGTCGCAACTGGATATAATTGGTTGCGTTATGCCATCTATATTGATGCACATTGGATCTCTGCATAGCTTATGATGACGTACCCTCCCATGTCTCTGGACATCTAAGTGCCTACATTCCTTCGTTCGGTCTAGTCATAAGGCAGAGGCCAGCGAAGCTCCTTTAGGGACTCAAGGTCGAATGGTAAAAATAGTGCCGGCTTCTCCGTATCATCCTGTTGTCTAGGGTTCAAAAAAATGTGTTCACTTCGTTTCATCCTTCGAGAAGAGGAATGTCATGCATCATTCGCTTTGCATCAAACGCAATATGCTTCGTGCTAATCGCATGTAAAACTTTCAGTAACTTGCCGCATAGAACAACGATTGACTGCTTCTTGCGTAACGGGTTTGTGGTTCTGTTTGTATAATAATCATGCAGCTCACGAAAGGCTGCGTTATGACGAATCATCGGCATCATGACACGGAAGAGAAGGGCGCGCAGCCGTCTTCTTCCACGCTTAGAGATTCGCTTCTGTCCTTTGTGCTGACCGGATGAGTTCTCTCGCAACGTTAACCCCGCAAGTTTGAGTAGTTGGCGTGGGTGTTGGTAATGAGAGAAACTGCCGATTTCAGAGAGCAGTTCGACAATGGTCGCATCTCCGAGACCTGGTACAGTCGAAAGCCATTCATATTCGACAGATGTTCGGACAAGCTCTGTTAACTGATCCGTCAAGGACGCAACCTCTTGTTCAAGCTGGCGGTAACGGCGGACAAGTGTGGCGATTTCAACACGGGCCATCTGTTGTCCTTCTGTTACGCCAATCGAGTGGTGAGCGACGTTAATGAGCTTCGCTACTTTTGGCGCTTGGGGTGATTTCATCCCTTCAACCTGCCGAAGTTCATCCAATAGCTCTTCGGCTTCTTTTTGTGCTAGGTCGCATGGAAAGGGCGATGTTTCCAGTACAGCGAGCGCCATTTTGCCGAAGGTCGGGAAAACTTGCGTATACTCTGGAAAGTAACGATCCAGCCAGCGAATCATCTGATTCCGGACGGCCCCTTGTTCCTCTATGAGCTTTGAACGAAGCGTTGAACCAACGCGCAGCTCGGCTTCCATGCCTTTAAGAATTCGCGGATAGCTGAATCGTCCGTCTTTCACAAGGCGGGCAATCACCAGCGCATCCTTGGCATCATGCTTCGTTGGAAGGTTGTCATCCAGCTCTTTGGAACGCTTCACATGCATTGGATTCGTCATCACCAGAGAAATGCCTCGGTCATCAAGGAAATACGCCAGGTTAAGCCAGTAGTGACCGGTCGGCTCAATCCCAAGAATGACTTCCGTTTTCCGATGTTCCTTCATTGCTTTCAATATTCTTTGATACAGTTTTTCAAAACCACCGTGGGACTGAGAAACCGGAAAAGCTTTTTTAAGCACCCTGCCCCGTTCATCGACAAAGCATGCGTAATGTGTGCGTTTTGCAATATCCATACCGACAACGAGTGTTTGTTCGGTGACTTGATTAATTTTATTGTTTTGAGTAGAATTCATATTGAGTCCTCCTTGGTATCCAAATTAGGGGTCATTTCGTCCGTGAATTGACACCCCGCATCATACCAAGAGGGCTCTTTTTATTTCAAGTCCCCGAAAAAGCTTCTAACAGGAATGCTCCTTTCTCAATTATCCACTACTTAAAATGGTTTAAAACCATTACAACTTTTTCATATTCAGATTTAGTAAGTACTGGACTCATAGGTAAACTGAGTACTTCATTATGTAACTTTTCTGAAATAGGCAAATTTAAATTTCCCCATTTTTTATAGGCCTTTTGTTTATGCGGAGGGATTGGATAATGAATTAGAGTTTGTACACCATGCGACATTAGAAATTTTTGAAGTTCACCTCTATTTTTTGCCCGTATAACAAATAAATGCCATACATGAGCTTTACTATCTGTAATGACATTGGGTTTAATAATAGATGGATTAGTTATATTCTCGAGGTAAAAATTTGCAATGTTTCTTCTTTTTTGATTGTCACTATCAAGGTATTTGAGTTTAACCCTTAAAATAGCTGCTTGAATTTCATCAAGTCTACTATTTTCTCCTTCATACATGTGAACATACTTCTCTTTAGAACCATAATTACGTAACATTCTAATCTTTGCTGCTATATTGGGCTCATTTGTAGTAACTGCTCCTCCATCACCTAAAGCACCTAAGTTCTTTCCTGGAAAGAAACTAAAAGCTGCTACATCACCGATACTCCCAACTTTTTGCTTATTATATACAGCACCATGAGCTTGTGCTGCATCTTCAATAATTACCAGATTATATTTTTGAGCAACCTTTTTAATAACTTCCATATCAGAGCATTGGCCATATAAATGTACAACCATAATCGCTTTCGTTCTTTCAGTAATTTTTTCTTCTATTAAAACAGAATTTATATTGTAAGATGTTATATCAGGCTCTACAAATACTGGTGTTAGGTTATTTTTGGTTATTGCTAAAATTGTTGCAATAAAAGTGTTAGCTGGAACAATAACCTCATCCCCTGATTTAAAGTCATATGCATTTAAAATTAGTGAAAGTGCATCTAAACCACTTGAAGTGCCAATACAATGTTTTACTCCACAATAAGATGCAAATTCAGCTTCAAATTGTTGCAATTCGTCACCTAAAACATACCACCCAGATTTTATTACTCTTTGAATTGCTTCATTAATTTCATCACTGTATTGTTCATTTATTTTTTTTAAATCTAAAAATGGAATCATCAAGAATTCTCCTTGAGCATGTCTTGTAATTTACCATCCTCTAATTGAAACCTAATTTTACAATTGTTACAATATAAATCTTTTGAGTGCAACTTTTCTCCACAGTAACAAACGTAACCTCTTAATTCAGCTGGATTCCCATACCATAAGGTGTGAGGCGGAATATCTTTAGTTACTACTGAGCCAGCTCCAATCATTGCATACTTTTCAATAGTAATTCCAGCAAGAATAGTTGCATTTGCTCCGATAGACGCGCCTTCCAAGACTTTTGTCACAATACTCTCAGCCTTGTATAGCTTGGATCTTGGTGTTTTGTCATTTGTAAAAGTAACATTAGGACCGATAAATACATTATCAGCAATTCTAACTCCATCCCATATATAAACGCCTGATTTTATTGTTACATGATGACCAATAATAACTTCATTCTCAATAAAAGTATGATCACAAATATTACAATTTTCTCCTAATACTGCATTAGGGAGAATATGCGCAAACGCCCAAATTCTAGTGTTATTACCAACATTTTTAGATTCATTTATGGCTTTAGGGTGCACAAAATAACTCAACTTACTTCCTCCAAAAACAGATTATAATCCTTAATGTAATCCTCTTGATCATAGAGTTCGCTCGCAATTACTAATAATACACACCCTTTTGAAAAGTTAAACATTTCTCTCCAAACCATATTTCCAATATATAAGGCTTTATTAGGATTATCTAATGTTGCAATCTCTTTAGTTTTTCCATCATCCGTTAAAACATCGCAAGAACCATTAACACAAATCAGAACCTGTTCTAAATGCTTATGTGCATGTTTACCACGAACACAATCAAGTTCATTATTAAAAATATAATAAATCCTTTTTATTTCAAAAGGGATTTCTTTATGTTGCTCAAGGGCAATTAAGGAACCTCTTTCATCATTAAACATGTTAAAGTCTAGTTTTTTTACATCCATTAAAAATCACCACTTTAATCCTTATCAATTTCAAGTATTCCACCGTATAGTTCAACTTCCTTTATAATGCGATGCCATTTTATTAATTCTTTATACCAATTTAAAGTAATATTCTCATTTGTATTATTTATTTGTCCGGTCTCCAAAGCATTAAAAACTTCCTTAGCACCAGCATAAACATCCCATTTTGCCTTCCATCCAAGTGTATTTTCAATCTTATCAAAATTCACTCGATAAGAACGATGATCAGGATCTCCGTACCACTCAATAGAAACATCGTGGGATACTGCTTCTATTATTTCTTTTGCAAGTTGTTCAAGTTGGTAGTTGTTTTCATTGGCACCTACATTAAAGATTTCCCCATTAATTAATTGAGCATGGGTATTAAGCAGAAGAACCATAACATCTGTTACATCTTGCACATGAGCCATGGGTCTCCATTGAAAACCGTCTCTCATTAATGGAATAACACCATTCTTCCATGCACCATGTGTCATCCCATTTACAGCTAAATCAAATCTCATCCTTGGTGAAACCCCAAAAACAGTTGCTTGACGCAATATCGTTACAATATAATTATCATCTGCTAAAGGAAGAATTTCTTGCTCAGCTTTTTCATTGGCTTTTGCATAAGTCGTTAAAGGGTTTGTTGAAAATTTCTCGTCCACAATAACATGTTTTTCTTGAAAACCGTAAATGCTACATGAAGATGGCAGTATATATTGTTTAACACCTTGTTCTTTAGCCATTTTTGCAGTATTCACTCTTGATAAATAATTAATTTCATATGTAATATCTTTAAACAATTCCCCAATAGGATCATTCGAAATCGCTACTAGGTCGATTACTGCATCAACATTCTCAAAGACTACTTCTTTCATACGACGGCAATCTTCTTGTACCATTTCAAGTTTTGGATGTGGCTTTACTTTATCCTTACCAAAAAAATATCGATCCACTGCTTTTACACAGTAGCCATGTTCTAATAGTTTATGAACAAGCACACTCCCAATATACCCACCTGCACCTGTAACTAATACTGTTTTTTCCATAATTTAACCCACCTGAATTTGGTTTTTTACTCTAAGCATTATTTCATTGGCTAATTGTAACGACTGAATTGTCCCAGCATCTGTCCAGCTTCCATCATGAATACCGTATTTCAATTCATTTTTTTGTATATATATATTATTAACAGAAGTAATTTCAAGTTCACCACGTTCTGAAAAGTCTATATCTCGAATAAAATCAAACACTTTATTATCGTACATATAATAACCAATTACTGCAAAATCTGATTTAGGCTGTTTCGGCTTTTCTTCAATCTGAATAACTTTCCTTTCATCAATTGCTGCTACACCATACCTTTCAGGATCACCTACTTTTTTTAATAGTACACGAGCTCCTTTTTCTTGTTTGTTAAAGCTCTCTACAAATGGTTTGATAGACGTGTCAGAAATATTATCACCTAGAATAACTACTATTTTCTCCCCATTGGAAAAGTTTTCTGCTAATAGAAGAGCATCTGCTATACCTTTCGCTTCATCTTGAACTTTGTACGTAAAGCTACACCCCATACTTGTACCGCTACCTAATAAGTTAACAACATCCCCCATATGCTCCGTACTTGTCACTATTAGAATATCTCTAATATCGGCTGATATTAATTGTTTTATTGGGTTGAATATCATAGGTTCCATCCCAACCGGAAGTAAATGTTTATTTGTAACCTTCGTTAATGGATACAACCGTGTACCTTTTCCTCCAGCTAAAATTACACCTTTCAAAATGCATACTCCTTTACTAAGTTATTTACATATCTAATTTGCTTTCAAATTATCTAGCAGAATTCAGTATATAATTTCAATAACTTTTCCCCTTCCTTTTCCCAGTTATAACTTGATTCAAATGCGATTCTAGAATTCTTTTTAAAATAATTTAATAAACGAGATTGTTCAATTAAATTTATCATTGCATTTGTTAAAAGGTTTGAATCTAACTTATTAATGAGAAGCCCACAATTTGCATTTTTCATCACACTAGAAATTTCTTTATAGTTCATTCCAATGACTGCTAATCCTGCTCTCATATAATTAAATAGCTTATTGGGAAGCGCAACCTGACAGTTTGGAATATTATTCAGTAGCTGCAATCCTATATCACACTTGCATATTTCTTCATGGGCTTTATCTGGTGTTAGCCATCCTGTTTGGATAATGTTATTATGTAAATCTCTTTCTTCTATTTCTCTATCTAAATAGGACTTTTCATCCCCAACTGCCCCACCTATGAATACCAGCTTAAACTCTGGATATATAGTTTTTAGTACAGAACAACTTTCCATAATTTCTCTCAAACCACGTTCAAATCGTATATACCCTTCATAGCATATAATTGGCATATCATTTTCAATTTTCTCATAGCTTGGACCAAGTTTAGTAGGAACATTTCTAATCAAATCAATGTAAGTATTTTTATTTAATGACTCCAAATATTCTTTTATTGAATTAGATACCGTTACTACTAAATCACAATACGGTAAAACTGTTTTTTCAAATTCAATAATCATTTCTTCATATTTCTTTTTATAAAAATCAGTTTTTGCTACTGTATCTCTATATATACTTGGGAAAAATTCGTGAACATCATAAACGACCTTTATTTTTTTCCCTTGTACAGCTTTCAATTGTTTAATTTTAACAGCAGCATAAACAGAAGATATTTCATGAGCATGGTAAATATCTGCATCTATTTCCATTCCGAGATTTATTAAGTTTATCTCTAAATCATCTATATTTTCATTATTAATATTTGAAATAAAATCCATATGAATGTCATATCTCAGTTCATCTATGTTTTTATTTACATCTTTTCTAAAAGTTTTATGATATCCATAAACCTCAATTTGTTTTTCAATAATCTTATTACTTTGTGGTTTAAACGTCGGTTGATTGGAATTATTCAAAAAATAACCATCTTTATTAACTGGAGCGATAACCGATACGTTATAACCATTCTCTTGTAAAGTTCTTGCTTCCTTATAAAAAATCCGGTTGTCATTATATAAATGACCAGATGTTAGCATGCAAACTTTTTTCATGAGATAAACTCCTTAATTGTTATGAAGTTATAGCTTATAATCTCAAAATCGCAATATAAATTTTTTATTTTTCTCTTCTAATAACTATTATCGACATATTGATATTTTTATTAAGCTTTTAAAAATGTACTATAATAAGTGAAATGTATTAGAACTATATCAATAAAATGAAGATGATAAACAGAGGAAAAACGATTGAAGACATATAATTGGTTGATGAGTAAATAATAAAAAATAGTGTAACCGACATTTGCTCTTTGTACTACTCCACAAATTAATATTAAATATTCAATAGAAACAAAAATGCCGTTAAACCCTGCTAATACAATTGTTTGGTAGATGGGGTGCATACAATTTTAAATTATGTAATTAGGCTATTCCACTACTAAACCGGCGGAGAACCTATTCATTTTGAAGTAAGTTCCATGCCATTTTCAAGATCCCTTATAACAGTTCGCAATTCAAATATGTGAGGTTTAGGCAATGGCTTGTTTGGTTTAGCGATTTAATTTGCAAGACCCATTGCCACTTACGTTTCAATGCTTGTTGCTTGCTTTGTACAGACGTATTGCTTTTGGTGAATAATTTTTTATATAGGCTTATTCTCTGTTTTATGAAGCAAATTATCCTATATATATATCTATTAATTTATTTGCAACTATTTTTGCATCGTGGACTCTTTCAACATATTCCCTACTTTTAACACCTAGTTTATAACGTTCTTCATGCTTTAAAATCCATTCTTCAAGGATCAGCTCTATTGTATCTGGATTAGCGTTAATAATAGGGAACCCTTTATTATATGTATTTATAAGTTCTGGAAGTATATAACAAATGACTGGTTTCCCCAAAGCCATTGCTTCGCAAGCAAATATCCCATGCGAACCTGCACATAATTGATCAACAATAATATCTGCTTTGCTATATAGTTGGAGTGCTTCTTCATTTGGCTTGTTTGTAATTTCTAAATATTCAAACTCTAAGCCTTTCTTTTTAAGATTCTCTACAGCCTTTTGAAGAAAACTTGTGCCTTTAAAGGCTTTTAAACTTGGTGCATGAACTACTAACGGAACTTTATTGTCAGGATTCGGAAATGAAGGAGAGAAATTTTCTATTTCTATTCTTTGACCCACAATGTTAATATCATCAAAATATTTCTCTAAAAATATATTAAAAGAGTGGTCAGCAACAATAACTTTCCCTTCAGTAATATCAGCCCATTTTTTCATTTTTTCAATATTAATTTCATCAGATAAATTATATGGATCTACATAAAAAGGATTTCTCTTTTTTTCTAATTTAGGTAATCTTATATCATTCCCCCAAAATTCTATAAATAACTTTTTATTCATTTTTTTTAAGAGTTTTGTATCAAAATAATAACCTTTATATCTATAAAATGGTTCTGCAAAATGAAAATGATAAACATCATAATCTGTTAAATAACTTTTTAAGAAAATGCCTTTTTTAAACCATCTAGAAATATGACCTTCTTCTTTTCTATGGATATAAATATCATTTTTATAATTATATCGATTTTTAGAATGAACTGCAGAAACGCTAGCATATCCCACCGCTCTTTGAGCTCTAGCAGTAATACCTACTTGTCCTGCTATTTCAATAGGTCCATGTATTATTTTCATCCTAACCCACCTATATTATCCAAATATTTTATTCGTTACCTTTATTATCTTATCTATTTCATCCTCTTTCAAGGCTGGATATAAAGGAATCGAGATAGTTTTTTCAAAAATTTCCCTTGATGTGGGGAATTCCCCTTCTATTGAAAGTAATTCATTTAGTAAGTTATCAACAGGCTTTCGAATAACAACTCCATTTTCATAATACTTTTTTTGTATATTTTCAAATGATACATCCCCGACTAATTTTATCGGAAATCTATGCCATGAGTTTTCTTCTAAGAATAAGGGTAAATCAAAATTTAAATTTTTAAATGAGTTCAAATAGTTGATAGCTATACTTTTTCGCTTACACACAAAAACATCCATTTTATCCCATTGACTCAACACTAAAGAGGCTGTTAAATCAGACATACTAAATAATAAAGGAGGATAAAATTTGTCGGCACCACTAAGGAAGTTTTTGATATTTTCCTTTGATTTTGGAGTATTTAAAATTAAAGCTCCTCCTTCCCCTCCTCCCAACATTTTTATAGATTTAAAAGATAAGAGTGAAACATCGCCAAATTCCCCAGCATTTTTATTACCTATTTTTACCCCTAATCCTTGTGATAAATCTTCTATAATTGGGAGGTTAAACTTATTTAAACCTTTAATCATACCCGGAAAGCCAAACATATGAGGAAAAATAATCCCTTTTACTTTTGAATTAATTTTTTCTTCAACTGTTAAATTGTTTAAAGTGTACGTGTTGCTTTCTACATCTGCTAAAACAGGGGTAATTCCCAGAAACTTGACTGCATCATATACCTCTCTACAAATATAGTTTGGAAGTATAACTGATTCACCTGGCTTTATTCCTATTGCTATTAAAGCCAATATTAATGCGGTGGTTCCAGAAGAAGTTAACATAACTAAATCAGAATTATAATATTTTTCAAGCTTCATTATTAAAAATTTTGAAGCAGGGCCTCCTGAAGCAGTATAATAACTGTCCAAACATTGCGCAACAGCATTATAATCTTCAACTGAATAACATGGCTTTGAATGTGGTATTACACTAGTCATTATAATAAATCCTTTTCTCCTTCAGGTTTTTCGGGTCTCCATAATTTAATACAAACCCTTTGTCCTTCATATTCAAAAAATGCAGGATATAAATTTGGATCACAAGCACGAATTTGATGAAATAATTCTAAAATTGGCTTCGATGGGTCAATTTTAGAATCTTCTGGAGTTCTTAACCCTTTATAAAGTGTTGCCTCTTTTTCATTTTGTTTTATCCTTTGGAAGTTTACCCCGTCTTTAAAGTCAGTTACCACTTTTAAAAGCAACTCTGCTTCCAACTCTCGACTTTTTTTGTACATTGATCTTGGAGTATCAAAGGAAGATAACTTGAATTTTCCTTGTGAAATAATATCTCCTTCATCTATTTCAGATGATAAAAAATGAATAGTTACGCCACTTTCTTTTTCATTATTAGCCAATATATACCATCCGGAGTGCGCTCCTCTATACTTAGGAAGCAACGTAGGATGCACGTTAATAAAATTTTCTGCCGAATTTAATCCTTCTTTATGTATTAATAAAGGAAAACCTATCGTTACAGCAAGTTGGGGATTAAGCTTTTGTAGTAATGGAACTAACGTTCCTTTATCTATAATTGATAAAGGAACATTTAATTTTTTGCATGCTTCTTCCCATGAATCTAGTCTACTTTTTTGTCCGGCAAATGCAATCACATGATCAATTTTTATACCTGCTCCGCAACACCTATATAGGCATAATTCCCTGTTATTCCCGACAAGAAATACTATACTCATTTTTTACTCTCCCCATAAATTATAAGGTAATATATAAATCCCTTTATATTCCTTCTTCACTTTATTAACATCTTTAGATAAAATATTGGAAGCGTCACCTATAACTTTAGTCATATATATATGTTTTCCCTCTTTAGCTCCCCAACGTGCTTTATAATTATATACCCCTGATTTTTCAGGGCTTGATTCCCAATTGTATAGTTCATACTTATTTTGTATTAACCAATTAAAAATACTGTCTAGAACTACCGTATTTGAAAAAACATTTAAATTTCCTCCTGTATATGCAGAAGCAAAGTAATCAGCAATTTTGTTACCTAAAAGGATTAAAGTACCGCCTATCATTTCTCCTTTATTATACCCACAAAAAAGCTTTGCCTTATCTTGTGAAACAAGCTCTTCATAAATTTTTAAAAATAATTCTTTTGGATATGGGTTTGCTCCTACTTCCTTATACCTTTCAAAGTAGATTTTATACCATTCATTCCATTTATCCATAGAATTTTCTATACTTATTGTAATTCCACTGAGGTTACCTCTCCTTATTTCATTCTTAAAAGCAGCTCTCCTTTTGGCTCTTAATTTTTTAACTGGATGGTCATTTAACAAACTATATTGATAAAAATTACTATAACAGTAATCAGGTTTAAAAACCTCCTTATACATTTCAAGATTAACTTCTTGAAATGGAGGTGTACAAAGTGTTACTGTTATACAATCTTCATTTATAGCAATTTGAAATAGCTTATCTATCAATTTGCGCCATACTAAAAAATCAACTACTGGAAAACCTCCATACACAATAAAGGGATTACAGTGTATAACACTTCCATATATTCCATTATATTTAACAAAAAAGAAAAAGTTTTTAATTTTTCCTTTTTCATGGGCAATTAGAAGGTTGCAATTAAAATGCTTGAAAGATTGAAAAACCTTAAACCAAACTGGACTTATCTGTGGGATTATACTTTTTTGTTTAATTATCCACTTTTCAATTGTTCTTTCCCATTCAGAAAAATCCTTATCACTTTTTATTTGAACAATGGATACCAAAGTATAACACTCCCTCTCTATTAAAATGCATTATTAAATATATATATCATCTTCTTCTAATTTTTTAAATATTTTATTATTTTTACTCTTAATAAAGGCATTCATAGCATCCGCCATTGTTACCCCAGGATAAGCCCAAATAATAGGATGCAATAATATTGAAAGTTTAGAGTTGCTGTCAATATTAAACCAACTCTCCGGACTTCCTTCACGCCAAATTCTATTAGAGTCAGAGAGGTACTTTATTTCTTTAAAAAAAGATTCATTATATGTTGAATAAAATCCTTTGTAGTTTTTTCCCAATATTGAACTTGGTGGGTTATGGAATGAGACCACCTTATCAAAGGTATCAGGGTACATTACACTTAATAAGGAGAAGTCTTTTTCAACTTTGTCAATAACATAATCATTTTTTACTTTTTTATCTCTTATAACCTCTAAATCACAATGAAGTCCAACCCTATGTCCTAATCTCTTCACCAAATTAATAGTCTCTCTACCTTCTATTGAAAAAATATTATAAAACCAACTATTAGTCATAAAAAAATAAGTAGATTTAATACCTTCTTCATACTCGATCTTAGCCATTTTTTTGACTGCAGGTAACTCTATATCAACATCATGTCTCCATAAAATGAAAGGTTTATTTACTTTTTTTTCTTCCCCAAAAAATATATCCAGGTACCCATTTTTTTTTGAATATCTATATAAATTTCTTAACCTTTGCTCTGAAAAATCTATTTGGTTATAACTATTCATTCTAACAATTCACCTACTTTTGGAGGACGTTCCGCAGAATATTTTGTAATTAAAAGAGAACCATTTAATGTTTTCACCACAAATTCCTTTTCATTATAAGAAATAAAAACAACTTCGCCTTTTTTTGCCGAATTAAACAAGTCATTAGTAAATGGTTGTGCTTCCCACACCATAACCTTCCCTTTATCTTCCTTATAATAACAAAAAGCCCCTGGATATGGGGATGTTACTGCTCTAACAAGCCTGCATATGCTATTTGCTTCTAACTTCCAATTTATATGTCCATCTTCTGGAGTTCTTTTTTGATAATAAAACGGTTCACCTATCTGAGGAAAGGTCGGAAATTTCCCTTGAAAAAGTAGAGGCAAAAACTTTCTAATTAATTTAGCTTGTGCAATACTTGTTTTATAATAGAGTGAACGACAAGTATCCCATTGATTAATATCATACGCCTCCATACCAATAATATCACCATCATCAATACCGGGATTAATAAAAAACATATGTAAAATAAAACGGGTTTTGTTTTCCAAAATACTCCAATTTATTGGTGACCTACCTCTCCCCCATGGAAGAAAATTACTAGAACCATGAAATCCGATAGTACCAATATTTATACATTCTAATATCGATTCAGGAATCAATCTTTGCCAACCAATAACCATTAATATATCGGGATTAATATTGCGTATAGTTTCTTGATCATTAACATCTTTGAGGTCATAGTATTCTACGTACGAGCATGGAATGTTATTTTCTTTTGACCAATTTGTTAAATCAACATAATTTGTAACCTTATTTATATTCACATTTTCTTGTTTTAAAGTAATAATATGGTCAGGCTTACACCCATACATTATTAAGGCATTTAATGTATCAACAGTTTCCTCCAAACAACCTATTACAACAAACTTTTTATTCATATTTTGATATTATCTCCTTAAAAGATGTGGTAATATAATTTACATCTTCTTCACTTAATTGTGGATGTAAAGGTAATGCTAAACCATTTTGATATAACCTTGAGGCATTAGGGAAGTCTCTAGGTATATAACTGTATTTATTTTTATAGTGATACATCAAATGAACAGCCTGTGCCCCAAGATTTGATTCAATCCCTTTGTCCTTAAGCTCAGAAATGATTTTACTTCGTTCAAAGATATCACTAAGCAAAATCATAAAGGTTTGCCAAGCATGTCCTTCTACTTTCTGAGGAAGAAAAATATTTTCCAAATTATTTAATCCTGCTAAGTATTG is from Bacillus tianshenii and encodes:
- a CDS encoding IS110 family transposase; translation: MNSTQNNKINQVTEQTLVVGMDIAKRTHYACFVDERGRVLKKAFPVSQSHGGFEKLYQRILKAMKEHRKTEVILGIEPTGHYWLNLAYFLDDRGISLVMTNPMHVKRSKELDDNLPTKHDAKDALVIARLVKDGRFSYPRILKGMEAELRVGSTLRSKLIEEQGAVRNQMIRWLDRYFPEYTQVFPTFGKMALAVLETSPFPCDLAQKEAEELLDELRQVEGMKSPQAPKVAKLINVAHHSIGVTEGQQMARVEIATLVRRYRQLEQEVASLTDQLTELVRTSVEYEWLSTVPGLGDATIVELLSEIGSFSHYQHPRQLLKLAGLTLRENSSGQHKGQKRISKRGRRRLRALLFRVMMPMIRHNAAFRELHDYYTNRTTNPLRKKQSIVVLCGKLLKVLHAISTKHIAFDAKRMMHDIPLLEG
- a CDS encoding DegT/DnrJ/EryC1/StrS family aminotransferase; this translates as MIPFLDLKKINEQYSDEINEAIQRVIKSGWYVLGDELQQFEAEFASYCGVKHCIGTSSGLDALSLILNAYDFKSGDEVIVPANTFIATILAITKNNLTPVFVEPDITSYNINSVLIEEKITERTKAIMVVHLYGQCSDMEVIKKVAQKYNLVIIEDAAQAHGAVYNKQKVGSIGDVAAFSFFPGKNLGALGDGGAVTTNEPNIAAKIRMLRNYGSKEKYVHMYEGENSRLDEIQAAILRVKLKYLDSDNQKRRNIANFYLENITNPSIIKPNVITDSKAHVWHLFVIRAKNRGELQKFLMSHGVQTLIHYPIPPHKQKAYKKWGNLNLPISEKLHNEVLSLPMSPVLTKSEYEKVVMVLNHFK
- a CDS encoding acyltransferase translates to MSYFVHPKAINESKNVGNNTRIWAFAHILPNAVLGENCNICDHTFIENEVIIGHHVTIKSGVYIWDGVRIADNVFIGPNVTFTNDKTPRSKLYKAESIVTKVLEGASIGANATILAGITIEKYAMIGAGSVVTKDIPPHTLWYGNPAELRGYVCYCGEKLHSKDLYCNNCKIRFQLEDGKLQDMLKENS
- a CDS encoding FdtA/QdtA family cupin domain-containing protein, which translates into the protein MDVKKLDFNMFNDERGSLIALEQHKEIPFEIKRIYYIFNNELDCVRGKHAHKHLEQVLICVNGSCDVLTDDGKTKEIATLDNPNKALYIGNMVWREMFNFSKGCVLLVIASELYDQEDYIKDYNLFLEEVS
- a CDS encoding SDR family oxidoreductase — translated: MEKTVLVTGAGGYIGSVLVHKLLEHGYCVKAVDRYFFGKDKVKPHPKLEMVQEDCRRMKEVVFENVDAVIDLVAISNDPIGELFKDITYEINYLSRVNTAKMAKEQGVKQYILPSSCSIYGFQEKHVIVDEKFSTNPLTTYAKANEKAEQEILPLADDNYIVTILRQATVFGVSPRMRFDLAVNGMTHGAWKNGVIPLMRDGFQWRPMAHVQDVTDVMVLLLNTHAQLINGEIFNVGANENNYQLEQLAKEIIEAVSHDVSIEWYGDPDHRSYRVNFDKIENTLGWKAKWDVYAGAKEVFNALETGQINNTNENITLNWYKELIKWHRIIKEVELYGGILEIDKD
- a CDS encoding sugar phosphate nucleotidyltransferase, whose amino-acid sequence is MKGVILAGGKGTRLYPLTKVTNKHLLPVGMEPMIFNPIKQLISADIRDILIVTSTEHMGDVVNLLGSGTSMGCSFTYKVQDEAKGIADALLLAENFSNGEKIVVILGDNISDTSIKPFVESFNKQEKGARVLLKKVGDPERYGVAAIDERKVIQIEEKPKQPKSDFAVIGYYMYDNKVFDFIRDIDFSERGELEITSVNNIYIQKNELKYGIHDGSWTDAGTIQSLQLANEIMLRVKNQIQVG
- a CDS encoding glycosyltransferase family 4 protein, giving the protein MKKVCMLTSGHLYNDNRIFYKEARTLQENGYNVSVIAPVNKDGYFLNNSNQPTFKPQSNKIIEKQIEVYGYHKTFRKDVNKNIDELRYDIHMDFISNINNENIDDLEINLINLGMEIDADIYHAHEISSVYAAVKIKQLKAVQGKKIKVVYDVHEFFPSIYRDTVAKTDFYKKKYEEMIIEFEKTVLPYCDLVVTVSNSIKEYLESLNKNTYIDLIRNVPTKLGPSYEKIENDMPIICYEGYIRFERGLREIMESCSVLKTIYPEFKLVFIGGAVGDEKSYLDREIEERDLHNNIIQTGWLTPDKAHEEICKCDIGLQLLNNIPNCQVALPNKLFNYMRAGLAVIGMNYKEISSVMKNANCGLLINKLDSNLLTNAMINLIEQSRLLNYFKKNSRIAFESSYNWEKEGEKLLKLYTEFC